One uncultured Fibrobacter sp. genomic region harbors:
- a CDS encoding GDSL-type esterase/lipase family protein, protein MKKILRIVLLTVFVAFAKDMPAAPGAYSIDLSRYDFIDSSLNVIQYPKGNASFTPFFNKLDTLVFENKGQVRILHVGGSHLQADVISGRIREHFIKEYPGASAGRGFVFPYSAARTNTPASYASYYKGIWDMNKNVQREIKKPLGLLGIAVSTSDPRAEISILLDKYNSTPLWGETKFRLFGYSDNNDVVPVLRVDSTDIYGTLDSASQSYVFTSPRPIDSIQIAFRWMDSLQQATVAQFITDSLLQDSIARAVEDSLKKANGDTTPTKLPEAAEAPAKIPNNVAIPQPDVARDSMFQGECDVLDTACLAREEAKNKEANKGSRSCANMAKKPAVNYAEGELDSTNIAEEHCIADTVAVPDSVKQNARPRFTLTGILTETDAPGITYTGVGINGAKVHDYFEEVCPLFEKQLAYYKPDLVIFAIGINDANVQHFNDKQFKDDYDKLIARIKNVNPNVAIIFETNNDMFRKVKKKRYVQHPNGDIARKAFFALAEKHQAGVWDKFSIMGGLGSMAKWERADLAKADKVHFKLSGYNLLGDLFYKAIINSYQEHIANLPAEIKRENGPTALQTKDERGNK, encoded by the coding sequence ATGAAAAAAATTCTCCGCATCGTCTTACTGACAGTCTTTGTTGCATTCGCCAAGGACATGCCCGCGGCACCTGGAGCCTACAGCATCGACCTGTCCCGCTACGACTTTATCGATTCTTCACTGAACGTGATCCAATACCCCAAGGGAAACGCCTCGTTCACGCCGTTTTTCAACAAACTCGATACGCTCGTATTTGAAAACAAGGGACAAGTCCGCATCTTGCATGTCGGCGGTTCGCACCTGCAAGCAGACGTGATTTCCGGACGCATCCGCGAACACTTTATCAAGGAATATCCGGGAGCATCCGCCGGTCGCGGTTTTGTGTTCCCCTACTCTGCTGCTCGCACCAACACGCCCGCCAGCTATGCCAGCTACTACAAGGGCATCTGGGACATGAACAAGAACGTGCAGCGCGAAATCAAGAAGCCGCTCGGACTCCTCGGTATTGCCGTCAGCACCTCCGACCCGCGCGCCGAAATTTCGATCCTTCTGGACAAGTACAATTCGACACCGCTCTGGGGCGAAACCAAGTTCCGCCTGTTCGGCTATAGCGACAACAATGATGTCGTTCCCGTGCTGCGGGTTGATTCAACCGATATCTACGGCACATTGGACTCCGCAAGCCAGAGCTACGTGTTCACCTCCCCGCGTCCGATCGATTCCATACAAATCGCATTCCGCTGGATGGATTCATTGCAACAGGCGACCGTTGCACAATTCATCACCGATTCTCTGTTGCAGGATTCTATCGCCCGCGCCGTCGAGGATTCGCTGAAAAAGGCAAATGGCGACACGACGCCAACCAAGCTTCCGGAAGCCGCCGAAGCGCCCGCGAAGATCCCGAACAACGTAGCGATACCGCAACCTGATGTCGCCCGCGACTCTATGTTCCAGGGAGAATGTGACGTTCTCGACACCGCCTGCCTCGCCCGCGAAGAAGCGAAGAATAAGGAGGCAAACAAAGGCTCCCGCAGCTGCGCCAACATGGCGAAGAAACCTGCCGTCAACTACGCCGAAGGCGAACTCGATTCCACGAACATCGCCGAGGAACACTGCATCGCCGACACCGTCGCCGTTCCCGATTCCGTAAAGCAGAACGCACGTCCGCGATTCACGCTCACCGGCATCCTCACCGAAACCGACGCACCCGGCATCACCTATACGGGCGTGGGTATCAACGGCGCCAAGGTACATGACTATTTTGAAGAGGTCTGTCCGCTATTCGAAAAGCAGCTCGCCTACTACAAGCCCGACCTCGTGATTTTTGCCATCGGCATCAACGATGCAAACGTCCAGCACTTTAACGACAAGCAATTCAAGGACGATTACGACAAACTCATCGCCCGCATCAAGAACGTGAACCCGAATGTGGCGATTATCTTCGAGACCAACAACGACATGTTCCGCAAGGTCAAGAAGAAGCGCTACGTGCAGCACCCGAATGGAGACATCGCCCGCAAGGCATTCTTCGCACTCGCCGAAAAGCACCAGGCTGGCGTCTGGGACAAGTTCAGCATTATGGGCGGCCTCGGTTCCATGGCCAAGTGGGAGCGCGCGGACCTCGCCAAGGCAGACAAGGTTCACTTCAAGCTTTCGGGCTACAATCTGCTTGGCGACCTGTTCTACAAGGCCATCATCAACAGCTATCAGGAACACATCGCGAATTTACCCGCAGAAATTAAACGAGAGAACGGGCCTACGGCCCTACAGACGAAAGACGAACGAGGCAACAAATAA